The nucleotide window GACGCTCCGGACGGGAGGCGCCAGGCCATGCTGGCTGACCAGGTGCCGCTCCAAAATTTCTCCTTGACAGATCATACATAAGACGCCTACAGTGGTAATGCGGCTCCGCTTCCACTCTTCATTACCGGAGGTGCGCCATGCAGCACTCCAACCTCACCGCTGAGCTGGCGGAGAGGGCCGGGATCGGCCTCGAGGAGGCCCGCCAGATCCTCGAGAGCCCGCGCCTGGCCGTGCCCGAGACGGTGAGCGCCGTTGACTTGCTCCAGGTCCGTGGCGGCTCGGGCTACGCGCTCGTGTAACTGCCACTGATAGGTAGTGTCGGAGAGCCTGCGATCCACGGAACGGGACCTCGTCCCCGGCCCGCATCGCTCACCCTTTCTACGCGACGTGCCGCTTGCCCCGTATGCCCCCGCGCCCGGCGCCCCAGCTGTCGGGATGCCCATGAGCGTGCTCGACAGCCCGCTCCCCGCTGCCACCAGGGGCGACCCCCGGCCGGCGGCCGGCCCGCGCGGTGAGGCGCAGCTCCCCGTGGTGGTGCTGGCCGGTCATCCGCCGGAGACCGAGGCGGCGCTCCGGGACAGCCTCGCCGGGGCGGTCTCGCTCCGCTCGACGCCGGAAGTTGCCGCCGCCTTCGCGCCAGGCGAGCCGGGCGACGTCTCCCTGCTGTGCCTGGGCGAACACGCCCCGGCGGCCGCCGTGCTCCTAATGGACCGGAGCCCGCGCGACCTCCCTCGCCTGGTGCTGTCGGGGTTCGACCCGCACTCCCCCGCGGTGGAGCCGCTGGTCCGGCGGGGGGTAGTGGCGTACGCCACCCCCGAGCCGCTCCCGCCCGAGCTCCTCGCGCCGCTCCTGAGGGCGCTGGCTACGCAGATGGAGCCGGAGCCCGCCCCATCCGCGCGGTGGCTCCGCGCGCTGGAACTGGCGCGGCGCCTGGCGGGGGAGCGCGACCTGCTGCAGCTCGCCGGGACGCTGGAGGCGGAGCTGCGGGAGCTGCTCGGCGTGGACCGGGTCCACCTCTGGATGCTGGAGCCGGAGAGCGGTGAGCTGCGGCGGGTCGGGGTGCACGCGCCGGAGGAGGAGTGGCACCACGCCGCCGTGGGGGCCGCGGGGTTCGCGGTGCGGACTGGGAGCACCGTTGCGATGGAGCCCGGGACCCGGGACCCGCGCTGGCTCCCCGCCCTCGACGACCCGCAGGGGCGGGACGACGCGCCGGCCGCACTGGTGGTGCCCGTGAGCCGCGGGGAGAGGACCTGCGGCGCCCTCGCGGTTTTCCGCTCCCCCCCGGCCGCGGCGTTCACGGCGGAGGAGGCGGCCATCGTTGAGCTGGCGGCGGCGCAGGCCGGGCTCGCTGCCGAGCTCTTCGCTGTCCGCGCCGCACGGCGGCGCGCCGGCCCGGCCCAGCCGGCGGTGAACCCGGGGATCTTTCGCGCCGAGGCGCTCGAGCACCACGTCGCCGGGAACGGGCACGGCGAGGTGCTGCGCCTCTCCACTGCCTGGGCGGGATGGGCCTTCTGGCTCCTGGTGGCTCTCTTCGTCGCCGCCCTGGCCGGGGCGGCGGCTCTCGGCTGGCGGCTGGAGCCGGCCTCCCGGCCCCCGCCCGCGCACTCCTCCACGGGTTCCGTCCCGTGACCGGGCTCCGCGTCCGCCGGCGCCTCCCGCGGCTCCTCTCGTCGCTGGTGGACCCGCTCCGCCGCCGCGCGGTCCCGGTGGTCGTGCAGATGGCCGTCGCGGACTGCGGGGCGGCATGCCTGGCCATGGTGCTGCGCTACCACGGGAGGCACGTTCCGTTCGAGGAGGTGCGTTCGGCCGCGGGCGTCACCCGCGATGGCGTGGACGCGCTCAGCCTGCTCCGCACTGCGCGCCTTTACGGCCTACAGGGGCGCGGGCTCCGCGTCCGCTCCCTAGAGGAGCTGGAGTTCGTGGAGCCCGGCTCCATCCTGCACTGGGAGTTCAACCACTTCGTGGTGCTGGAGCGGCGGCGGCCCGGCGGCGCGGAGATCGTGGACCCCAGCCATGGCCGGCGCTTCGTCCCGGACGATGAGCTGCGCCGCGCCTTCACCGGGATCGCGCTCACCTTCCACCCCGACCAGTCGTTCACTCCGCGCGGCGGGGGGCCGAGCCGCGTGGGGGTATACGTGCGCCGGGTGCTCACGCACTCGCGCGAGTTCTACCGCCTTTTCGCCGCTTCGCTGATCATCCAGGTGATCGCGCTGGCAATCCCGGTGGCGACCGGGCTGATCGTGGACCGCGTGATCCCCGGCCGCGACTGGGGACTGGCGACGCTGCTGGCGGTCGGGACGGGCATCCTGGTGCTTTTTCAGTACCTCGCCTCGCTGGTCCGCGCGCACCTCCTCGTGTACCTGCGCACGCGTCTGGACTCGGAACTGACGCGGGGGTTCGTCAGCCACCTGCTGGCCCTCCCCTACCCGTTCTTCGCGGAGCGCTCGGCGGGGGACCTGCTGACGCGCACCGCCAGCAACGCCACCATCCGCGAGATGCTGACCGCCGGCGCCTTGTCGGCGCTGCTGGACGGCTCGCTGGTCGGAATCTACCTGCTGCTCCTTTTGATCGCCGACCCGCGCATGGGGCTGCTGGTGCTCGGGTTGGCGGCGCTGCGGATCGCGGTCTTCCTGGCCACCCGGCGGCGGCGCGCGGACCTCATGGCGCAGGCGCTCGCTGCCGAGGGACGTTCGCGCGGCTACCAGGTGGAGATGCTCGCCGCCGTGGGCACCCTCAAGGCGAGCGGCACCGAGCACCGGGCGGTGGAGCGGTGGGAGAACCTGTTCGTGGACGTGCTGAACGTGAACCTCCGCCGGGGCCGGCTGGACGCGCACGTCAACTCGCTGCTGGAGACCCTCTCCGTCGCCTCGCCGCTGGCGGTGCTGCTCTTTGGCACCCATCAGGTGCTCACCGGGGCGTTGAGCCTGGGGACCATGCTCGCCCTCTACGCGCTGGCCGCAGGTTTCCTGGTGCCGCTCACCGCGGTCATCACCACCGCTTTCCAACTGCAGCTCCTGGGCGCCTATCTGGACCGGCTGAACGACGTGCTGGAGACGCCGCGCGAGGAGGACGGGAAGGAGAGCCGCAGGGTGGTCCGGCTGGGCGGCCAGGTGGCGCTGGAAGGGGTGACCTTCCGCTTCGGGCCGCTCGCCCCGCCCGTGGTCTCGGATGTCTCCTTCGAGGTGAACCCGGGCGAGTTCGTGGCCATTGTGGGGGCCTCGGGCGCGGGGAAGTCCACCATGGTGGGGCTGCTCCTGGGGCTCTACGCCCCCAGTGCGGGCCGCGTGCTCTACGACGGGGCCGACCTGGCCAGCCTCGACCTGCACGCGGTGCGCAGCCAGGTCGGGGTAGTCCTCCAGGACCCATTCATCTTCGGGACCACGATCCGCGAGAACATCGCCCTGGCCGACCCCGGGGCCGACCTCGACGCGGTGGTGGCCGCCGCCCGGGCCGCGCACGTCCACGAGGTGATCATGAGGATGCCCATGGGCTACGACACCCCGGTGGCGGACCGCGGGGCGTCGCTCTCGGGCGGGACCCGGCAGCGCCTCGCCATCGCCCGGGCCCTGCTGACCCGCCCGAAGGTGCTGGCCCTGGACGAGGCGACCAGCGCGCTCGACTCCGTCACCGAGCGCAAGGTGCAGCGGGCTCTCGCGTCGCTACGCTGCTCGCGGATCGTGGTCGCGCACCGCCTCAGCACCATTCGAGAGGCCGATCGCATCCTGGTGATGGAGGCCGGGAGGATCGTGGAGGAGGGGGATCACCTGTCGCTGACCGCGGCGGGTGGCCGGTACGCCGAGCTTCTGGAGAGCCAGGCCCGGGTCGCAGGAGCCAGCGCATGAGGCGCTGTCACAGCCGTAAACCTCGTCAACGGAGTCCCGCGTGAACACAACAGAACGCCCCGCCGCCGAGGGGCTCGCGTCCCCGGCGCTCCCCGCCGAAGCGATCCGCATCGCGGACGTCGGGGCGCGCCCCGCGCCGGGCCCGCTGCAGAGCCTGCGGGTGGCACTCTCCACCGGCACCTGCCTGAGCGTGGGGGGTGCCTTCGACGGGCTCAGCGCGAGGCTGGTGGAGCGCGCCGGGTACGACGCGGTCTGGGCCGGCGGCTTCAGCATCTCCGCCTCGCTGGGGCTCCCGGACCTGAACGTGATGTCGACCACCGAGCTGGTGGAGCGCGTAGGTGAAATGGTGGACGGCACCTCCGTCCCGGTGATCGTGGACTGCGACGAGGGGTACGGCTCCCTCCCCACCACCCGGCGCCTGGTCCGGCACCTAGTGGACCGCGGCGCGCAGGGGATCTGCATTGAGGACAATGTCTACCCCAAGTCTAACAGCTTCTGCGAGGAGCGTCGCAACTCGCTCGTCCCCATCGACCACTTCCGGCGGAAGCTGGACGCCGTCCACCAGGCGGCGCCCGAGGCGGTGGTCATCGCCCGCACCGAGAGCCTGATCCAGGGCGAGCCGCTGGAGAAGGCGGTACGGCGCGGCCGCGCCTACGCGGACAGCGGCGCGGACCTGGTCCTACTGCACTCCAAGTACGGTCGGCTGGACGAGTACGAGAGGATGGTGGCGGCGTGGGACGGGCCGAGCCCGCTGATCGTCATCCCTACGCTGGCCCCGGAGGTGCGCTTCTCCAACCTGGCGGAGCTGGGCTTCCGTATGGTCATCTACGCCAACCAAGCGCTGCGGGCCAGCGTCCAGAGCATGGAGGAGGTGCTGTGCGTGCTCCGCACCACCGGGGATCCAGCGCAGGTCGCCTCGCGGCTGGTCTCCATGAATCACGTATTCGACCTCACCGGCCTGACGGCGGCGGATCGCTGACCGGCGCGCGGGCGGGACACCTTGGGAAACACAGGCTTGATGTCCGATATGGGGGAAGCGCTGGCGGAGGCGCTGGACGCCGCCGGGATCGGATGGCTCCTCACCGTCCCGGTGTCGGGGATGGCGCGGCTCTTCGACCGCTACGGGGAGCGCGGTCGGTGCCTCTATGCCACCCGCGAGGAGGAGGCGGTGGCGGTCGCGGCGGGGCTGGCGCTGGCGGGGGAGCGCCCGCTCGTGCTGATGCAACAGTCGGGGGTGGGGAACTCGCTGAACGCGGTCTTCACTCTCGCCGACGCGTACGGGATCTACTTCCCGATCCTGGTGTGCGACCGCACCACGGAGGACCCCAACCCCGTTCAGCGGGCGAGCGCGAGGGGGACCGGCGCCGCCCTGCAGGCGATCGGGTGCACCCGCCTCGACCTGCGTGCGGAGTCCGGGGTCGAGCGCTTCGTGGAGGCGCTCGATCGCCGGAGCCGTTGGCTGGTTGTCGAGCTACGCGGCAAGGAGTGAGCGCCATGCTCGACCGGCGCGCCGTCCTGCGGCAGGTGGTGGATAGCCTCCAGGAACACGACTGCCTCGTGTCAGCCCTGGGCTATCTCAGCCGCGACCTGTACGAACTCACCGAGGGACTGCGGGAGCGGGCGTTCTACTGCATGGGGTCGATGGGGAGCGTGGCCCCCCTGGCGCTGGGGGTCGCGCTAGGCTGTCCGCACCTCCGGGTGACCGCATTGGAGGGCGACGGGTCGCTGCTGATGAACCTGGGTACCCTGGCGAGCCTCCGGCGCTACGGCCCCCCGACGTTGCGGCTGCTGGTGTTCGACAACGGCTGCTACGAGTCCACGGGCGGACAGCCCAGCCAGCCCGACGGCTTCCGCCTGGAGGAGCTCGCCCGGGCGGCGGGGCTCCCGACCGCGGTGGCGCGCGACCCCGCGGAGGTCGCGGCGTTCCTGACGGACGACCGCCCGGCGGCCCACCCCCGGGTGCTGGTCGTCAAGGTGGAGCGCGGGCCAGCCACCGCGCGGGTGGGCGACCCTCCGGAGCGGATTGCCGAGCGGTTCTCCGCCTGGCTGCGCCGTTCCGCGCCAGCGCGGGCAGTCCCCGCATAATAGCCCGGATCCCTTTCCACTCACACTCCGCACCCCGGAGACCGCCGTGGCGATCTACCTGCCGAGAACCGACTCGATCCTCCTGGAGGTCCCCAAGACGGGGAGCAAGTGGCTGAGGGAAGCCGTGGCGCGGGCCGGAGTGCCCAGCGAGCAGGTCGGCCCGCCGGAGTGGCGCGGGCACGGCGACCTGGGGGTGCACGGGCGTGGCTTCCGCTTTATCGCGTGCTTCGTGCGCAACCCGCTGACCTGGTACGGCTCATATTTCGTCTACCGGATGGAAAAGAACGGCTGGCGGCCGCACCTGCTGCTGGACCGCACCTGCGCGAGCGACACCTTCCGCGGGTTCGTGCGGAACGCCGCGACCCGCATCCCCGGCGTGGTCTCCGACACTTACGCGCGCTACGCCGGCCAGGCGGACGACCCGGTCCACTTCGTGGGGCGGCAGGAGTCGCTCGCCGACGATCTGGTCCGCGCGCTCCGCATGGCCGGGGAGGAGTTCGACGAGGCGGCGCTGCGCGCCACTCCCCGTGTCAACGGCACCCGCGCGACACCCGAGCTGACCCCGGACCTGGAGCACCTGATCGTCCTCTCCGAGCTCCCGGCCATGCGGCGCTTCGGCTACCTGGACGGCTACGACGACCCCGTGGCCCTGGTGGAGCTCTCCGACCGCTACCCGGAGCACGCCACCACCCTCCGGCACCTGGCGATCTGGACCGACCGCATCCACTGGGTGTTCGACGACGCCAAGGCGGAGGCCGGCGCGCCGATTCGGATGGGCCGCCGCTACGCCCGGACGCTGACCAACTTCGGGCTCTTCCTGGAGAACGTGGTCGGCTGCCCGGAGGAGGCGGAGCCGCTCTACCTGCGCGCGATCGAGGCCGAGCCCCGGCACCCCCGTTCGCTAGGGACGTATGCGGTCTTCCTACAGAACGTCCGGGCCGACCACGACCGCGCGGAGGAGTACTACCGCCGGGCCCTGGAGGTCCGCCCCGACCACGCCGAGGCGCTAGGGAACTACGCCATCTTCCTCAGGAGCGTGCGAGGCGACCTGGACGGCGCGGAGGCGCTCTACCGCCGCGCGATCAAGGCCAACCCCCGGCACGCCAAGAACCTCGGCAACTACGCGCTGTTCCTCAAGAACGCGCGGCAGGACCACGATGGCGCGGAGGCGTACTACCGCCGCGCCCTGGAGGTGGAGCCCGACAACGCGCGCAACCTGGGGAACTTCGCCGTGTTCCTGGAGCACGTCCGCGGCGACGCCGACGGGGCTGAGCGGATGTACCGGCGCGCAGTCGATGCTGACCCGGACAACCCGCACCACCTCCGCAACCTGGCGGCGTTCCTCGAGAACCGCCGTTCCGAAGCCGGGGAGGCGGAGCGGCTGCGGGCGCGGCCGGCCGCCGCCCCCGTCGCCTGAGACCGGGACCGCGACAGGAGATGAGTCCCATGTACCCGGACCTCCGGAGTCCCCTTCGCCAGCTGCTGCGCGCCCCACGGGTGGTCGTGCCCGTCCTCGTCTCCATGGCCCTGGCGATCGGAGCGAGCGTGGCGGTCTTCAGCGTGATCTACGGCGTGTCCCTGCGCCCCCTCCCATTCCCCGGGCACGAGCGCCTGGTGATGCTCTGGGAGAGCCAGGAGGGAGCGACCGAGGGAGGCCCGTTCTTCGCCACCCCGGTGAGCCTGCAGGGTTGGCAGGAGCAGAGCAGGTCCTTCACCGGGATCGCCGCCGTCGAGCCCGGGAACTACTCGCTCAGCGGGGTCGGCGAGGCGGAGCGCTACTCCGGGGCGGCTGTCTCGGCGAACGTCTTCGGGGTGCTGGGCGCCACCCCTGTCCTGGGCCGCGGCTTCCTCCCGCAGGAGGACGCCCCCGGCGGCGAGCGCGTGGTTGTGCTGAGCCACGGCCTCTGGCAGCGGCGCTTCGGCGGGGACCCGGGGGTCCTCGGCCGCGCCGTCACGCTCAACGGGGCCCCGCACACCGTGGTCGGGGTCCTCCCGCGGGACCTGCGCTTCCCCCGCGAAGCCGAGCTGTGGGTGCCGCTGGCCCTCTCCGGGCACGACACCGAGCGCAGGACCAAGCACTACCTGATGGCGGTGGCGCGGCTCAAGCCCGGCGTGTCGGTGGAGCGCGCCGAGGCGGAGATGGCGGCGGTGGCCGCCTCGCTCGCCCGGACGAACCCCGCGAGCAACGGTGGGTGGCGGGTGGACGTTGTCACGCTGCGCGAGCAGTTCGTCGGCGACCTCCGGCCGTCTCTCTCCCTCCTTGCCTTGGCGGTGGCGCTGGTCCTTCTGATCGCCTGCGTTAACGCCGCCAACCTCCTCCTGTCCCGCGCCATCGAGCGCAGCCGAGAGATGGCCGTGCGCTCCGCGCTGGGCGCCACCCGCGGCAGGCTGGCGCGGCAGCTCCTGGGCGAGGGGGTGGTGCTCGCACTGGCCTCGGGGGTTCTGGGGGTGGCCCTGGCGCGCATCGGGCTCCCGCTGCTGGTGGCGCTGAGCCCCGTGGAGCTGCCGGCCTTCCGGGAGATCGGCGTGGACGGGACGGTGCTAGCGTTCACCCTGGCGGTGACGCTGGCGTGCGGCGTCGTTTTCGGTGTGGTCCCCGCAGTGCGGGGGACCTCCGGCAACCTGGTGTCCCCGCTCAAGGAGGACGGAGGGACACAGGCCAGCACGGGACGCAAGGGGCGCCACCTGCAGGGTGCGCTGGTGGTATCGGAGGTGGCCCTGGCCGTCGTGCTGGTGATCAACGCCACCCTCGCAGTGCAGGCGTTCGAGCGCCTGCAGCAGGTGGACTTCGGGTTCCGCTCCGACGACCGGCTCATCTTCGACGTCTCCCTCAGCGAGGGGATGTACCCGGAGGAGCACCAGCGCAACCAGTTCGTCCAGCGGGCCCTGGAGTCGCTCGGGGAGATCCCCGGGGTGTCGCGGGCCGCTGCCTCCAGCTACCTGCCGCTGGGCGAGAACCCCACGGCCTCGGCCTTCTCGGTGGAGGGCCGCTCCCCCGCCAGCGAGCAGGACGTCACGCGTGCCATCCTGCACCGGGTGTCGCCCGGGTTCCTGGAGGCGATGGGGATCCCGCTGCTGGAGGGGCGCACCCTGAGCGCCGCGGACCACGCCGACGCCCCCGGCGTCGCGGTGGTCAGCGAGGCCTTCGCCCGCCAGTACTGGCCGGGGACCAGCCCGATCGGGAAGCGGGTGAAGCGCGGGGCGTACGACTCCGACAAGCCGTGGCTGACCGTGGTGGGGGTGGTGGGGAACGTGCGCGACTCCGAGCTCGCCAGCGAGGTGGGGCCGGCCTGGTACCTCCCGTACACGCAGCACAAGTTCACCGACATGACCTTCGTGCTGGAGACGCGCGGCGACCCCACGGAGGTGCTCTCTCCGGTGCGCCGCGCCATCGCGGCGATCGACCCCGCCCTCCCGGTCTACAACGCCTCCACCCTGCGGGAGCGCGTGGCCAGCTTCAGCGCCCGCGAGCGCTTCACCAGCGTGGCCATGGGGATCCTCGCCCTCATCGGGGTGGTGCTGGGCGCGGTGGGCGTCTACAGCGTGGTCGCGTACAGCATCGCGCGGAGGACGCAGGAGATCGGGATCCGCTCGGCGGTCGGCGCGCGCCAGGGACAGATCGTAGGGTTGGTCCTCGGCTGGACGCTGCGCCTTACCCTCGCGGGATTGATCGTGGGCGTGATAGGGGCGATGGCGGTGAACCGGCTGCTGGAGAGCGTGATGGTGGGGCTCGGACGGGTGAACCTGGCGAGCGTGGTCGCGACCTCGGCCATCTTCCTCCTGGTCAGCCTGGCCGCGGGGCTGGTCCCCGCCCTGCGAGCCTCCCGGGTGGACCCGATCGTAGCGCTGCGTCCCGGGGTCCGCTCCGTCCGCCCGGCGCGCACGCCCGCCGGGCGGGACGTTCACCTTTCCCGGCGATAGCCGCCGATGAGGATCGCCGCGGAGCCGTTCACCGCGAACGGCCGCCGGTACGCTTCGCCGCCGCGTCCGGTGGTGGTGGTCTGCCTGGACGGGTGCGCCGACGAGTATCTCAGTTCCGCGCTGGTGCTCGGCCGGATGCCGCACCTGGGGCGGATGCTGGCCCGGCACGCCTACCGCGGGCTGGCACGGAGCGCCCTGCCGAGCTTCACCAACGTCAACGTCGCCTCGCTCGTCACCGGTGTGCCCCCCTCGGTGCACGGTATCTCGGGGAACTTCTTTCTGGACCCGGCCACGGATGAGGCAGTGATGATGAACTCCGCGTCATACCTCCGCGCGGAGACGATCCTGGCGGCCGCCGCCCGCGCGGGGCGCCGGGTGGCGATGGTCACTGCCAAGGACAAGCTCCGCGACCTCCTCTCGGCCGGGTTGCGGGGGATCGCCTTCTCGGCGGAGCGGGCCGGGGACGCGCGCGAGGACACGCACGGGATAGGGGAGGTGGAGCGGCTGGTGGGCGCGCCCACCCCGTCCATCTACAGCGCGGACGCCAGCCTCTTCGTGCTGCGAGCCGGGGTGGCGCTCCTCCGCGAGCGGAGGGCGGACCTCCTCTTCCTGGCGCTAGCGGACACCCTCCAGCACCGCTATCCCCCGGGGGCGCAGGAGGTGCTAGACTTCTACCAGGCGGTCGACCTCGAGCTGGGCCGGTTGCTGGAGCTGGGCGCGGTGGTGGGGATGACGGCGGACCACGGGATGAACGCTAAGCACGATCAGGACGGGACGCCGAACGTCGTCTATCTGGAGCGCCTGCTTTCAGACGGGCTCGGCACGGGGTGCCGGATCATCCTCCCGATCACGGACCCGTATGTGCTCCACCACGGCGCGCTGGGCTCCTTCGCCGTGGTGCACCTCCCCCCCGGCGCCGACGTGGAGGCGGCGCGACGGCGGCTCCTGGAGGTCGACGGGATCACCGAGGTGCACGACCGCGCGACCGCCGCCCGCAAGCTGGAGCTCCCCGCGGACCGGATCGGCGACCTGGTGGTGCTCTCGGGGCGCCACGTGGCGCTCGGGCGCGCGCCGGAGCACCACGACCTGACCGGGGTGCGGGAGGGACTCCGCTCGCATGGGGGGCGCTACGAGGAGATGGTCCCGCTCCTCCTATCCGGGCCGCTCACCCCGGAGTACACCTGGAAGGCGTCCGCCGACCCCCGCAACTTTGATGTCTTCGACTTCACCCTAAACGGCATCCGCCCGGTGGAGCCCTGAGCCGTGCACACCTCCTCCCCGCTCCTCGCGGCGCCCGACGCGGCGCTTCACCTCCCCTGCTACGTTGCCGGACGCCCGGTGGGGACGGGCGAGCGGATCCCGGTCCACGACCCCTACAGCGGAGCGCTGGTGGGGACCGTCGCCGGCGTGGGAGGGGGCGAGGTGGAGCAGGCGATCGGCGCAGCGCTCCGCGGCGGGGAGCGCCTCTCCCGCCAGCAGCGCTTCGACGTACTCGTGCGGGCTCGATCCCTCCTGCTGGAGCGGGCGGAGGCGTTCGCCCGGCTGATCACCGCTGAGTCGGGGCTGTGCATCCGGGACACCCGCTACGAGGTAGGGCGTGCGGCCGACGTGCTGCAGCTCGCCGCCGTGGAGGCGCTCCGCGACGACGGGGAGGCGTTCTCGGGCGACGTGTCGCCGCAGGGGAAGGCGCGCAGGACCTTCACGGTCCGCGAGCCCCACCGGCTGGTCGCCGCAATCACCCCGTTCAACCACCCCCTCAACCAGGTGCTGCACAAGCTCGCCCCGGCCGTGGCGGTCGGCGCGCCCGTGGTGCTCAAGCCCTCGGAGAAGACGCCGCTCACCGCGGTCCGTTGCGCGGAGCTCCTCTACGAGGCAGGGCTCCCCACCTGGATGCTCAGCGTGCTGGTAGGCCCGATCACCGAGGTGGCGGAGCGCCTGGTCCGCGACCCCCGCGTGGAGGTGCTCAGCTTCACCGGGAGCGCCGCGGTGGGGAAGCGGATCGCCAGCGCGGCCGGGTACAAGCGGGTGATCCTGGAGCTGGGCGACGTCGCCCCGCTGATCGTGCTGGACGACGCCGACCTGGCCCTCGCCGCCCACCTGGCCGCCGAGGGGAGTTTCCGCAACTCGGGTCAGCGCTGCACCGCGGTGAAGCGCATCCTGGTCGACGAGCCGGTCCTGGACGAGTTCACCGTGCGGCTGGTGGAGGAGGCGCGGGAGTACACCTGGGGCGACCCCGCCGACCCCGCGACCCACGTGGGGACGGTGATCGACGAGGAGGCCGCGATCCGGCTGGAGCGGACGACGTGCGCTGCCACGGAGGCGGGAGCGAGGGTGCTGCTGGGCGGCGAGCGGCGGGGTGCCCTCCTCGCCCCCACCGTGATCGCGGACGTGCCGCGCGACGCGGAGGTGGTGACGTGCGAGGCGTTCGGCCCCCTGGCGCCGGTTGTCGCCGTGCGCGGCCTGGACGACGCCGTCCAGGTGGCGAACGCAGGGAGCTACGGGCTCGCTGCCGGGGTGGTCACCCGCGACCTGGGCCGCGCCGTGCAGGCGGTCAAGGAGCTCCGCGTCGGGATGGTGAATGTCAACGAGGTCCCTGGCTACCGCACCGAGAATGCGCCTTTCGGCGGGATCAAGGACTCCGGCCTGGGGGTGAAGGAAGGGGTGGTCGAGGCAATGCGGGGGATGAGCTGGGTGAAGACCTTCTCCATTCCGTGGTAAGGGAGGGAGCGGTCGATGTCGCTCTCCCCCGCGACGCTGGGCGCCCTCCTCGCCGCGGCCGGCCTCCTGCTCGGCTCCGCGCTGGTGGTCGGAGCCGTGTTTCGGCGCCTGGGGCAGCCCACAGTGATCGGGGAGATCGCGGGCGGGGTCCTGCTGGGGCCTACGGTGCTCGGCGCGCTAGTGCCGGAGGTTCACCGGGCCCTCTTCGTGGCCCCGGCCGAGGCTCGCGTGGCGCTGGGGACGCTCTACGAGCTGGGCCTCCTGCTCCTGATGTTCTGCTCGGGGCTGCAGGTCCGCTCCGTATTCGGCCCGGGGGAGAGGAGGACGGCGGCGCGGATCACCGCCCTCGGGGTGGGCGTGCCGCTCCTCCTCGCAGGCGCGGCGGCCGGGAGGGTGGAGACGGAGGGGCTCCTGGGGCCCGCGCAGAGCGAGCCGGCGCTCCTGCTGGTCCTGGGGGTGGCGGTGTCGGTGACGAGCGTTCCGGTGATCTCCCGGATCTTCCTCGACCTGGGCATCCTGCGGACGGCGTTCGCGCGGATCGTACTCGCCGCCGCGGTGCTGGAGGACGTCCTGCTCTACGCCCTCCTGGCGCTCGCCGTGTCGCTGGCCGGCGGCGCCCACTCCGGGGGAGGCGGGCTTCAGCAGTGGTTGGGGGTGGAGCCGGGCTCCGCGGCCGCCCTGGCCTGCCACGTGGCCGCCACGGTGGCCTTCCTGGGCGTCCTCCTGGGGCCCGCGCCCGCCTGGCTGATGCGGCTGCGGAGGGCGCCGGCCGTCCGCGACGCGAACCGCACGGCGCTCCTCCTCCTCTGGCTCCTTGCAGCTTCGAGCGCCGCTGTGTTCCTGGGGATCGCCCCCATGCTGGGGGCGCTTGCTGCCGGGATCGCTGCGAGTCGGGAGGGGGAGGACGGGGAGGCCGCCGAGCGGGCCGTGGTTGAGTTCTCCCTCGCTTTTCCCGTGCCGCTCTACTTCGCCATGGTGGGGCTACGGCTCGACTTTCTCGGCGCCTTCGACCCGTCGTTCTTCCTCGCCTTCCTGGCCTTCGCGTGCGGCGTCAAGCTGCTGGGTACATACCTGGGGGCCTGGTGGGCGGGGGAGCCCCCGCGCAGCGCCGCCAACCTGGCGGTGGCCATGAACGCC belongs to Longimicrobiaceae bacterium and includes:
- a CDS encoding tetratricopeptide repeat protein, whose translation is MAIYLPRTDSILLEVPKTGSKWLREAVARAGVPSEQVGPPEWRGHGDLGVHGRGFRFIACFVRNPLTWYGSYFVYRMEKNGWRPHLLLDRTCASDTFRGFVRNAATRIPGVVSDTYARYAGQADDPVHFVGRQESLADDLVRALRMAGEEFDEAALRATPRVNGTRATPELTPDLEHLIVLSELPAMRRFGYLDGYDDPVALVELSDRYPEHATTLRHLAIWTDRIHWVFDDAKAEAGAPIRMGRRYARTLTNFGLFLENVVGCPEEAEPLYLRAIEAEPRHPRSLGTYAVFLQNVRADHDRAEEYYRRALEVRPDHAEALGNYAIFLRSVRGDLDGAEALYRRAIKANPRHAKNLGNYALFLKNARQDHDGAEAYYRRALEVEPDNARNLGNFAVFLEHVRGDADGAERMYRRAVDADPDNPHHLRNLAAFLENRRSEAGEAERLRARPAAAPVA
- a CDS encoding ABC transporter permease, with the protein product MYPDLRSPLRQLLRAPRVVVPVLVSMALAIGASVAVFSVIYGVSLRPLPFPGHERLVMLWESQEGATEGGPFFATPVSLQGWQEQSRSFTGIAAVEPGNYSLSGVGEAERYSGAAVSANVFGVLGATPVLGRGFLPQEDAPGGERVVVLSHGLWQRRFGGDPGVLGRAVTLNGAPHTVVGVLPRDLRFPREAELWVPLALSGHDTERRTKHYLMAVARLKPGVSVERAEAEMAAVAASLARTNPASNGGWRVDVVTLREQFVGDLRPSLSLLALAVALVLLIACVNAANLLLSRAIERSREMAVRSALGATRGRLARQLLGEGVVLALASGVLGVALARIGLPLLVALSPVELPAFREIGVDGTVLAFTLAVTLACGVVFGVVPAVRGTSGNLVSPLKEDGGTQASTGRKGRHLQGALVVSEVALAVVLVINATLAVQAFERLQQVDFGFRSDDRLIFDVSLSEGMYPEEHQRNQFVQRALESLGEIPGVSRAAASSYLPLGENPTASAFSVEGRSPASEQDVTRAILHRVSPGFLEAMGIPLLEGRTLSAADHADAPGVAVVSEAFARQYWPGTSPIGKRVKRGAYDSDKPWLTVVGVVGNVRDSELASEVGPAWYLPYTQHKFTDMTFVLETRGDPTEVLSPVRRAIAAIDPALPVYNASTLRERVASFSARERFTSVAMGILALIGVVLGAVGVYSVVAYSIARRTQEIGIRSAVGARQGQIVGLVLGWTLRLTLAGLIVGVIGAMAVNRLLESVMVGLGRVNLASVVATSAIFLLVSLAAGLVPALRASRVDPIVALRPGVRSVRPARTPAGRDVHLSRR
- the phnA gene encoding phosphonoacetate hydrolase → MRIAAEPFTANGRRYASPPRPVVVVCLDGCADEYLSSALVLGRMPHLGRMLARHAYRGLARSALPSFTNVNVASLVTGVPPSVHGISGNFFLDPATDEAVMMNSASYLRAETILAAAARAGRRVAMVTAKDKLRDLLSAGLRGIAFSAERAGDAREDTHGIGEVERLVGAPTPSIYSADASLFVLRAGVALLRERRADLLFLALADTLQHRYPPGAQEVLDFYQAVDLELGRLLELGAVVGMTADHGMNAKHDQDGTPNVVYLERLLSDGLGTGCRIILPITDPYVLHHGALGSFAVVHLPPGADVEAARRRLLEVDGITEVHDRATAARKLELPADRIGDLVVLSGRHVALGRAPEHHDLTGVREGLRSHGGRYEEMVPLLLSGPLTPEYTWKASADPRNFDVFDFTLNGIRPVEP
- a CDS encoding aldehyde dehydrogenase family protein, with amino-acid sequence MHTSSPLLAAPDAALHLPCYVAGRPVGTGERIPVHDPYSGALVGTVAGVGGGEVEQAIGAALRGGERLSRQQRFDVLVRARSLLLERAEAFARLITAESGLCIRDTRYEVGRAADVLQLAAVEALRDDGEAFSGDVSPQGKARRTFTVREPHRLVAAITPFNHPLNQVLHKLAPAVAVGAPVVLKPSEKTPLTAVRCAELLYEAGLPTWMLSVLVGPITEVAERLVRDPRVEVLSFTGSAAVGKRIASAAGYKRVILELGDVAPLIVLDDADLALAAHLAAEGSFRNSGQRCTAVKRILVDEPVLDEFTVRLVEEAREYTWGDPADPATHVGTVIDEEAAIRLERTTCAATEAGARVLLGGERRGALLAPTVIADVPRDAEVVTCEAFGPLAPVVAVRGLDDAVQVANAGSYGLAAGVVTRDLGRAVQAVKELRVGMVNVNEVPGYRTENAPFGGIKDSGLGVKEGVVEAMRGMSWVKTFSIPW